The sequence below is a genomic window from Desulforamulus hydrothermalis Lam5 = DSM 18033.
AACTGAAGGTAGGTACCCCTAAAGTAGAAGGGGCCAAAGTAATCCTGGATGTTGTACGCCATGGCAAAGGCAAAAAAATTATTGTCTTCAAATACAAGCCTAAGAAAAACTACCGCCGCAAGAAAGGCCATCGCCAGCCTTTCACCCAGGTGGTTGTAGAAAAGATTGAAGCTTAGTTTATTCGGTCACCGATAGGGAGGTGAGACTTTATGGCTCATAAGAAAGGCGTCGGCAGTTCACGTAACGGTCGTGATTCAGAATCCAAACGGCTTGGGGTAAAAGAAGGCGACGGTAAATTTGTTACCGCCGGCAGCATTCTGGTCAGACAGCGGGGCACTAAAATTTACCCCGGTGCCAATGTCGGTCGTGGCGGCGACGACACCCTGTTTGCCAAAGTAGACGGCATTGTTAGATTTGAGCGTAAAGGTCGGGACAAAAAACAAGTCAGCATTGTGGTTCCCGAAGTTATTGCGCAGTAACTTTTAACCAGCCTGCAGAAACAGGCTGGTTTTTTAGTGTTTGTGCCAGGAGGGAAATAAAACCTGCTGTCGAATATTTTGGCAAACAGTCTTGAAAGGAAGTTGACCAATGGAACTCAAAGGTCTTTTAGAAGTTATCCAGGTGCAAAGGCATGATTTTTTAAACCATTTACAGGTGATTTCCGGTCTGCTCCAACTGAACAAAGGGGAACGAGTGAGGGACTATATCAAGCAGGTTTGCGGGGAATACGAGCGCCTGGCCCGGGTTACCCGCCTATCTTCCCCGGAAGTCAAGGCTGTTATTTTAATTGCCCAGAACGAAGCCGCCAAACACCAGGTGGATTTCGCCATAGATATTGACAGCAACTTAGCCTCCCTGGCCGTACCCGGCGAGGTGGCTGCTGCAGCACTTGATCGTTCTTTTAAACAAGCGCTGAAATTCCTGGCGCCGCCGCAAGTAACCGACCGTCGCCTCAAGCTGTCTGTCAGCGAAGGCGAACGCAAAATCACTTTTAAGCTGGGAGTGCCCGGCATGGCGGCGGAAGTAGCCAAGGAAGCCGGCGAGCAAATGGAGCTGGCACAATTTTTAGCACCCTACAACAGCACTGCCAAGCTGGCTGTGACAGATAAAGGGGCGGAAGTATACCTGGTCTTTCCGCGGAGTACTTCAGACAAGGTGAGTAAATAATATTAACAATGGCAAATCAGGCTTAAGAAGTAAAAGACGGTAAATAATACTACTGGGTGATGCAAAACAATGTTCTACGACAGAGCGAAGATATACGTTAAAGGCGGCGATGGCGGCAACGGCTGTATTGCCATGCGCCGTGAAAAATATGTGCCCTTTGGGGGTCCCTGGGGCGGCGATGGCGGCCGCGGCGGAGATGTTATTTTTATTGCGGATGAAGGCTTGAATACCCTGCAGGATTTTCGCTACAAGAAACACTTTAAGGCACAGCGGGGCGGCCACGGGATGGGAAAAAACATGAACGGGGCGGCCGGTGAAGACTTAATTGTCAAAGTGCCGGCGGGTACAGTGGTGCGGGAAGCTGAAACCGGCCGCCTGATTGCCGATCTGGTTGAGGGCGGCCAGCAGGTGGTGGTTGCCCGGGGCGGCAGGGGTGGCCGTGGCAATGTACACTTTGCTTCGGGAACCAACAAAGCTCCCAGAATCGCCGAAAAGGGCGAACCGGGCGAAGAACTCTGGGTGGAATTGGAATTAAAGCTGATTGCCGACGTGGGCCTCATCGGTTTTCCCAATGCCGGCAAATCAACCTTTATTTCTATGGTTTCTGCCGCCAAACCTAAAATTGCCGATTATCCTTTTACCACCCTGGTTCCCAACCTAGGTGTGGTTGATGCGGGAGATGAGCGCAGTTTTGTGTTGGCCGACATACCGGGCCTGATTGAAGGGGCTTCCCAGGGAGTGGGCCTGGGCCACGAATTTTTACGGCATACCGAACGCACCCGCCTGCTGATCCATGTGGTGGATACCGCCGGCACCGAAGGAAGGGATCCGGTGGAAGATATAAAAATTATCAACCGGGAGCTGGCTCTGTACGATCCCCAGCTGGCCCAGCGGCCACAAATCATTGCCGCCAACAAAATGGACATTATGCCCCAGGCGGCGGAGAATTTGGAGCGCATTAAAGAGGCCTTTGGCCGGCAATACGAAATTTTTCCTGTGTCGGCTGCCACCGGCCAGGGATTAACGGCAATTATCCACCGGGTGGCAGAACTTTTAGAGAAGCTGCCTAAAAAAGAAGCGGCCCAACCGGCAGAGGAGCGGCTGACGGTTTTCCAGCCGGCTGAGCGGTTTAAAATAAAGCGTGACATAGATGGCAACTGGCGGGTAACCGGCAAAGAAATTGAACGGCATGTAGCCATGACTTACCTGGAAGAGGAAGAATCGGTGGAACGCCTGCAGAGGATTATGAAACTGATGGGCCTTGAACAGGGGTTGCTGAATGCCGGAGTAAAGGAAGGCGACATAGTACGCATTGGCAACTGGGAATTTGAATGGACACAATAAAGCGGCCGAGAAGGCGGCAATTCTCTTGCCTGAACTGACGGAAGCGGTTTTCTTGAACAGAAAAAACCGCTTTGTCGGCAGGGTGGAAGTGGCGGGCCGGCCTTATGACGCCCATGTGCCAAGTTCCGGCAGAATGAAGGAGCTGCTTTTTCCCGGTAACCGGGTTTATGTGGCGGCCATGCCGCCGGGTAAAAAAACCGGCTACCGTATACACCTGGCTGCTTTTGGGGGAGTTTTGGTTTCGGTGGACTCCCTGCTGCCCAACCGGCTTATCAACCTGGCCCTGGCCGGCGGCATATTGGATCAGTTTGCCGGTTATCAAGAAATAAAGAAAGAAGTGGGCTACGGGGCAAGCCGCTTTGATTTTTATCTGAGCGGTGCTGCCGGCAGGTGCTTGATGGAAGTAAAATCTGTAACCCTGGTGGAAGAAGGGGTTGCCAAGTTTCCGGATGCCCCGTCCGAACGGGGCACCAAACACTTGCTGGAACTGGCCCGGGCGGCGGCTGCCGGTATACGGGCGGCAGTTATATTTGTGGTACAGCGGGAGGATGCTGCCGGCTTTTCTCCCAACCAGGCTGCCGACCCACCCTTTGCCCGGGCTCTGCGCCAGGCTGCCGCTGCCGGCGTGGAAATATCCGCCCTGTCTTGCCAAGTTACCAGAAGTACTGTCAGGCTGCAGCATTACTTGCCTGTCCAGTTATAGAGGAGGAGTGGAGCAAATGAAAGAAGACGTCAAGTACAACGACCATTTAAAGGAACTGCTGGAGCAACTGCCTAAAGGAGCCTTTCTAACCGTCAAAGATGGTGACAAACTAAACACTATGACCATCGGCTGGGGTACTGTGGGCTTCATCTGGCAAAAGCCGGTTTTTGTGGTGATG
It includes:
- the rplU gene encoding 50S ribosomal protein L21, translated to MYAVIVTGGKQYKVQEGDTLYIEKLPAEAGQKVEVTDVLLVEKDGQLKVGTPKVEGAKVILDVVRHGKGKKIIVFKYKPKKNYRRKKGHRQPFTQVVVEKIEA
- a CDS encoding Spo0B domain-containing protein, which produces MELKGLLEVIQVQRHDFLNHLQVISGLLQLNKGERVRDYIKQVCGEYERLARVTRLSSPEVKAVILIAQNEAAKHQVDFAIDIDSNLASLAVPGEVAAAALDRSFKQALKFLAPPQVTDRRLKLSVSEGERKITFKLGVPGMAAEVAKEAGEQMELAQFLAPYNSTAKLAVTDKGAEVYLVFPRSTSDKVSK
- the obgE gene encoding GTPase ObgE translates to MFYDRAKIYVKGGDGGNGCIAMRREKYVPFGGPWGGDGGRGGDVIFIADEGLNTLQDFRYKKHFKAQRGGHGMGKNMNGAAGEDLIVKVPAGTVVREAETGRLIADLVEGGQQVVVARGGRGGRGNVHFASGTNKAPRIAEKGEPGEELWVELELKLIADVGLIGFPNAGKSTFISMVSAAKPKIADYPFTTLVPNLGVVDAGDERSFVLADIPGLIEGASQGVGLGHEFLRHTERTRLLIHVVDTAGTEGRDPVEDIKIINRELALYDPQLAQRPQIIAANKMDIMPQAAENLERIKEAFGRQYEIFPVSAATGQGLTAIIHRVAELLEKLPKKEAAQPAEERLTVFQPAERFKIKRDIDGNWRVTGKEIERHVAMTYLEEEESVERLQRIMKLMGLEQGLLNAGVKEGDIVRIGNWEFEWTQ
- the rpmA gene encoding 50S ribosomal protein L27, which gives rise to MAHKKGVGSSRNGRDSESKRLGVKEGDGKFVTAGSILVRQRGTKIYPGANVGRGGDDTLFAKVDGIVRFERKGRDKKQVSIVVPEVIAQ
- the sfsA gene encoding DNA/RNA nuclease SfsA, coding for MNGHNKAAEKAAILLPELTEAVFLNRKNRFVGRVEVAGRPYDAHVPSSGRMKELLFPGNRVYVAAMPPGKKTGYRIHLAAFGGVLVSVDSLLPNRLINLALAGGILDQFAGYQEIKKEVGYGASRFDFYLSGAAGRCLMEVKSVTLVEEGVAKFPDAPSERGTKHLLELARAAAAGIRAAVIFVVQREDAAGFSPNQAADPPFARALRQAAAAGVEISALSCQVTRSTVRLQHYLPVQL